The Lactuca sativa cultivar Salinas chromosome 2, Lsat_Salinas_v11, whole genome shotgun sequence genome includes a window with the following:
- the LOC111905960 gene encoding GDSL esterase/lipase EXL3, translated as MPPSVMNVILYYLFSTLYICYSKDTVNLLENVSIPAVIAFGDSYLDQGNNNYINTITKANFYPYGKDFVDGKATGRFTNGKSLADFFVKALGVKEYLPAYLEPLIQDHDFQTGVSFASGGTGYDPLTPKITSVIPLSGQIEMFKQYIEKLKKMVGEDATQNILTKSVYLISASTNDFFISYSTVPIRKVEYDVPTYDKMLVKLAVNFVQEIYKLGARRIGVLSGPPVGCLPAQRTLAGGALRTCSEMDNKAVQLFNAMLKQQLQVLASNLPQARMAFVDFYNPLIRIIEAPHQYGLEVTDKGCCGTGEIETLVLCNKLSTTCLDDSKFFFWDSIHLSEKGCDIFVNQVLQDLVTNLF; from the exons ATGCCTCCCTCAGTAATGAATGTCATTCTCTACTATCTGTTTTCAACTCTTTATATATGTTACAGCAAGGACACAGTAAATCTACTTGAAAATGTCTCTATTCCAGCAGTTATTGCATTCGGAGACTCCTACTTGGATCAGGGTAATAATAATTATATCAACACTATCACCAAGGCTAACTTTTACCCCTATGGAAAGGACTTTGTGGATGGAAAAGCAACGGGAAGGTTCACCAATGGGAAATCACTAGCTGACTTTTTTg TCAAGGCACTAGGAGTGAAGGAATATCTTCCGGCATATCTTGAACCTTTgatacaagatcatgattttCAAACTGGTGTAAGTTTTGCTTCTGGTGGCACTGGATATGATCCCTTAACTCCCAAAATAACG TCTGTTATACCATTATCGGGTCAAATTGAGATGTTCAAACAATACATTGAGAAACTCAAAAAGATGGTGGGAGAAGATGCTACCCAGAATATACTGACCAAAAGTGTATATCTAATTTCAGCAAGCACCAATGATTTTTTTATAAGTTACTCCACAGTTCCCATTAGAAAAGTTGAATATGATGTTCCAACTTATGATAAGATGCTTGTAAAGCTCGCTGTTAATTTTGTACAG GAAATCTACAAACTTGGAGCAAGAAGGATAGGTGTTCTTAGTGGGCCCCCAGTCGGTTGTTTACCAGCACAAAGAACTTTAGCAGGAGGAGCACTACGAACCTGCTCAGAAATGGACAATAAGGCTGTACAATTGTTCAACGCCATGCTAAAACAACAACTTCAAGTTCTAGCAAGCAATCTTCCTCAGGCTAGGATGGCCTTTGTCGATTTCTACAATCCTCTTATTAGAATCATTGAAGCCCCTCACCAATATG GTCTGGAAGTTACAGATAAAGGTTGCTGTGGAACCGGTGAGATAGAGACACTTGTTTTATGTAACAAACTTAGCACAACGTGTCTCGACGACTCTAAGTTCTTTTTTTGGGATAGTATCCACCTCTCAGAGAAAGGATGTGATATCTTCGTAAACCAAGTTCTACAAGATTTGGTAACAAATTTGTTTTAG